GAATTTGCAAAATTGTGATCCATTTTTTTATTCTGGTATATCCATACTGacaataaatatgtgtattttgcAGAATCCATCTATAATAAACATTTGTGTTTGGAAGGGAAGCAACTGCATCTAGAAATATATGACCCTTGTTCTCaagtaagtaaaacaaaataccCTCTTATTTTTTCAGCCATGATTTGAAGAAGATTGGGTAAGGGGCAGTGTAAAGTTGCCAGTCTTAAAACTGAATTTTCTTctcaataataattattaaaattttagctctggctggtggggctcagtggattgagtgctggcatgtgaaccaaagggtcactggtttgattactagtcagggcacatgcctgggttgggtgccaggtccccagaagggggcacatgagaggcaaccacacacccacacactgatgtttccctctctttctccctccattcccctctctctaaaaaataaataaataaagtctttaaaaaaattttaagagactATTTTTGGTCTTATAAATTCCATCATCTAGCTTTTCTGTAAAGTTATGACAAAAACTGTCATATTACAAATATctttgaaatagaaataattgGCTGAGTTCATAATATATTTCTATCAAGTCACAATGTAGCTATTAGAAGTTAATAGTTTAATGACTTACTATTCACTTTATATTTTCACTGTGTCCTTTGTAGCTAACTACTGTCAGTAGAGTATAAGGTAGTTTTGAGTATAAACCTCTTCTTTcattcaaatacaaaaaaagtaaaattaggaTTATATAAATACAGCTGTTCAAGATTTCAAAACAACTCTATGGGATGGATTCTTTTAGGTATGGAAAATATATCTTAAATCTTTTTATCTATCCTataatttttttactgatttcagTCTAGCACCAAAAATCAACAGATATTCCATTTACTAATATAGATAGAAAATATTATCTCTTCTCAAAACAAATATGTGGAtattaattcaaagaaaaattactaTAGCTtatcaatttttcaaaaaagtagAGATATTTTCTTAGAGAAATATTGCAAAATGAGATAGCTACAACTTTGTTATAGTTCATCTTTACACTTTAAACTTTTAATCACGTTAATTAAAGAGAatgatgaagaaataataatgaaaagtaCATTTTAGAAATTACCAGTTTTTGACTTATTGACTTCTCTTCTCAGTGAAATGGGTCTTCACTAATTCACTCTACAGTGTGTAGTATAGATGTCAGATTCCGCCCTTTCAGTGCGCTTGGTTCATTTTCAGCCGCAGAAAACCAGATTTTCCCTCACGGGCGAGCTGCACTGGGCAGATGGGTTTGTCGTTGTGTACGACATCAGTGACAGGTCTTCGTTTGCTTTTGCAAAAGCACTGATCTACAGAATTCGGGAGCCACAGACTAGCCATTGTAAAAGgtaagatatttttcatttctttctcctttctttttagtaAATCATCATATAGCTGTAAGCATCATTAGGAAGAGTTTAATACAGCTTTCCAATTACAAAATTTAACAGCCCTGAACAATTCACCTTCCATTCCACAGGAGTTATACACGCAGTAAAAGGAAGAAGATGAGAATACTTTATATCCTGGCTGACATAAACAGTTACTTGCCCTGAGTAAATGGCGATTTTACAAGACAGCTTCTATTGTTAACACGACACTCACTTGCAAAATAATGGTCCTCTGTACACAAGATAGTTGGTTTTCCAGTCTTCTCTTTTCATTCCCACAAAAATGTTAAGGATACTAAATAAATCCAGATTTATTACATTTGGCATCCAATTCCTAGTCATTTAGTTGTTCAATCTATCAAAGTAAAATAGGCGGAATAATCAAACCAATGCAAATTCTACGTATGAGaatacatttttctccatttcacctCCTAAAGTAAATAGCCAATCAGCGGTCCCCCATTATTAATGGCCTTGACACAGTAGCTATGAAGAAGGACATAAGTGTGCCCTAAACCATTCTTGCATTAGTAAATAcaagtttaaacatataaatttcccatttaaagtttttcattttataacctgtcccatttaaaatattttgttcataatGCTGATGTAAGGGACTCTGTGTGCTCTTAAGCAAATTTGCCCTTAGTCCAAGACCTTAGGTAAACCCTTTAATCTTTAACACctaatttttctgattataaaactgTGGGAAGCATGGTAGGAGAAAAAGATGTGATTTTACTAAGGTACCTTACAGCTCTGATTTCCTATGAAACTATTGGTTTTTCAAAACTCCATTGTTCCCAACATTAAATGTCTTATATTTAAGCACCACAACTTAGGTAAGCAACGGTGAGGATGTTTGTTTGATGTTCTTCCAAATCAAAGAAATCACTCAAGcatattaaaaaacatgtaataataataataataataaaatatttgacatttccTGGCAATCTTCTTAATGTCCTGCCTAATAATTTTTAGAGTACTTTCAATTCTCAATCTGAAGAGACTAGAAAAGCAAAATATGGCATTGTTGAATTGAAATTGCATCTGATATTTGTGACTcacctttcaaaatattttaccattacccattcattatttacaataattttcTGAACTATGTACAAAAATATACTATTAGTACCCTCGGAAGTCCAACACATGCCGTACTTTTCCCCTCATGCCCCACACTGCCATGTGGATGAGAACAACTTTAAGTGGAATCTGGGGACAATATCTCTTTCGACGGAGTTGATGGCAGCACTTGTTCAGTTTTTTCCTATCGTAGATATCTTGGCAGAGTTTCATACCACTTAAGGACTAGTAATCTTACTGTATTCTTCAAAAAAAAGTCTGTTTTAGGAATGTTTTGTTGTAATCAATGAAAATACATTGAATTTGACAAAGATATTACCTTAACAAAGaaacatatttcttaaataaacaaaaaagattcTACAAGGTCATGAGATTGTGAAATTTTCTCTCCAGTATGTGATAATGGatattaacagaaaataaaatcaatgagtaTTAAATGGCATTATACCCTATTCTATATCAAAACTGTTCAGTCATAGTTACTATTTAGTAGAATTAGTCCTTCccgtttttttctctccttttgttgtGTATTTTTTCCGTTACCATTCAGCTCGCTTACACCACTCTCCCCCCTGCAAATAcaactctgttgtccatgtccatgagtcctttttcctttttgctcaatccctccacccctcacatCCCTCCCCCGATAGCTGTCGTTTTGGTCTctgagtctgtcactattttgctcagttcattaaattccacatatgagtgaaatcatatggtatttgtacttctctgactggcttatttcacttggcataatgttctctaggtccatccatgcagtcacaaagagtaacattttcttcttttttatggctaagtagtagttcattgtgtaaatatcctcTTTCCAttgataaggaaatgaaaaacaatatttaGAGGCATCTTTCATGGCCTGACACTGTGTCAGGTATTTTTACGTACATCATTTCATTAATCTCTATGAAACTTCTGTGTGACAATGACTATATTACCAGTCTTTGTGTATAAGGATATTGAAAGTTGGAAAAGTAACAACCACGCCTTTTTAGTAAACAGAACTATAATTCAAAAATAGGTTGGTATCATTTCAGAGCTTGCACTTTAAGAGACTTGTTGCTCCTGTGTCATTTACTACATTCTATTTAGAATAAGTTTTTACGAAAATTGAGATGTGTATCATTCACACACATATACTATAAATAACACACGcaccatatttttttctgttttggtccATAATTCTTTTTGACATTAAcctgtttaataaaaaaagaaattgataatTCAATCTTGTCAAAGAATTGTGTATCTGTGTTTCAGAGCTCTGGAATCAGCAGTGCTTTTGGTCGGTAACAAGCAAGACCTCTGTCATGTGCGAGAGGTTGGCTGGGAAGAAGGGCAAAAGCTGGCATTGGAGAACCACTGCCAATTCTGTGAACTGTCTGCAGCAGAGCAGTCTCTGGAGGTAGAAATTATGTTTATCAGAGTTATCAAGGACATCCTGACAAACCTCAAActcaaagagaagagaagatCCAGTGGATCTAAATCAATGGCCAAACTGATCAATAATGTAtttggaaagagaaggaaatctgtTTAGTAGACATGTGATCCATGGGGACTTATTATATCAGAGAGTTTCAAACATTCATATGATAATTAAATTGAACCTTtgtttgcaattaaaaaaatcttttaaagatataaaatgatTGAACACAAACCACAGCTGTGTTTTCCAACATATAATTTGCCTTTTTGgttgtttgtattttatatactCTGCTTCATACTTAACCTTTTCTTTATTACACAAAATAACACTCTGTATAATCTATTGGCTGATTACTATACAGTTTGCCTTACAAATAAACATtgcttatgtaattttattaaactaCTATTCTATAGGTCTGCTTACCTTTATATATTTCTTCAGAATGAAATACATAGTGATATTCatatatttcatgttttatagAGCTTATAAATTTGCAAGAgttcatgattttatttaataaaaatgcatgaattgaatttttaaaatgtcatcataAGAATCTAGTTACTTTATAATACACAAATTTTGCTTATAACCTAGGCTTTAAGCAGTTAAATTTCTTGCCCATACGGACATAGATTGTGGTGGGTCTGATGTGGAAAACCTCTGCTTTTCTTTGTATGCTATGCTAACAAGGGCGATTATAACAGGTATGTTAACTTACACAGCTAAGATCCTTTTGGGATCAAAAGATTAGTCCTTTATAGTTCATTTAGAAATCatacatcagaaagaaagaaaaattaataactgATTGAtcggtaaatatatatataaccttgAGGACCTTATTGCCCTAAAAGAAATATTGCATTAGAAACAAACATTTTGGGCCTTCTCAGATTACTTTGAATATTCTTCAGAAGTCAACCAACTCCCTTCTGgactttattgattttgctacTGCCTGTGCTGAACTTTCCACCTACTAAATTTCAAGTCGTGATCTTAAGCCTAACTTCAGCCAAATCCCTGAAAATTAAGGTTtgaaactcagagaagttaaactgGGGGTACAGACAGTGCTACCACATACTTGGTTACCACGTATCGTCAGTAACCTGGGGAACAGGGTGGCATATCTTGAGTAGACAGTAATAGACAGGAGTGAGGGAGGGCTTACATGAAATATTAGCCTGGGTAGGAAAGAACTCATTGACATGGTGTTAATCACAGTGAGTCATGATTCAACCTTTTAGTAGTGACACCTAGAGCTAATTTCTATAGGTTTGCTGTTCGTTAGAAGTCTAACCTTGCTGATacattagaataaaaacaaagatagtGCAAATAAAAGAAGTTCGTGTAGTGGTATATAAAACCATTCAGAATGTTCATAAAAATGGGGGAGTTAGAAATGATATGGCAGGCTGGACCCAGGAGACTACCATCTGACTGTGTTCTTCTCCGGGACAGTTCGGGGGAACCTCCTCAGGAAATGAGAAGTGCACTGGCGAGGGGACAATTTTGAGAAGCTGAATAGTGACTGTGCTTTCCAGGTCAGAGCTGACAGTAAAGAGGCTGCCATGGAACTGCGCTCCTCAATATCGTTGCCGACGATAGAATCCTGGAGCAGCAGAATTTGATGCCAGGAGTTAACCTATTGTCTGTTATTCATCTACTATGATACCCAGGCTAGGGGGTCCTTTTCTGATACAGGCTGATTGCACACTTAGAAGTGACATGCTCAGTCAGCTGTATGGAGGCAAAGTCCATATTGGGGACTCATGCATTGCTTCCATCCCCACCACGGAGAAGGCTGTTATCCTGGGTCACACAATGGTGGTCAACAAAAGAGACGGGTTAACTGCAGGCGGGTTGTCCTGTCCATCTGGTTGTAAAGTAACTTCTCATTGGTGGATGCTGTCTGGTGGGCATTAACATGATACACAAAGATTTGTATGTTTTGTACCCTCTCTGAGAAATTCATGCCCACGCTTTTTGTCCAGttattcttgttgttgtttttccagtCTTTCCTCTTTATTACCCAAAATAATGCTCAAATACCGCTGACCAACTTGTAAAACCACGATCGCAGCCTAGAAATATGTACCACGTGACACCTTTTCCTACCATACAATGTAAACAACAAAGTGTACTTCTTGAAGCTCTGACAAATGGGATAATTTCTTTCACTGATGAACCTCATGGTTACTTCTGTGTAGGATGTAATGAGGCTCCCTTTGGGCACAAACACATCAAGCTTGGATAAAGAAGGCTTCTTATTAACTAGGGATGTTTAGATAATATTGctatataaatgagaaaaaacccTTTATTACAGTTATTCTAGTAAATTCAGTGATATACTTTTTTTGGTTGACTGTTTATAGggatgttattaatattttataatcttgCTATggactatatatgtatatacatacatacatgcatatcaGTTTAAGCATTTACAccttaatttgtttattttagttccattttgttttattcttatttttctcctgaatAATCTTGGTTTTATAAACTTGGTTCTTCATTCTTCAAAATTATCTTCCCAGTTCAAGATTCTTTGAGGGGGAATATATTGCATTGGAAACACACTATTTATCCACATAACACGTAAGAATTCTAGTGTCGAAATGGTATGGAAATTCTTCCATGGCgtagtgtctgtgtgtgtgcacctgtgatGCATCGGAGTTCAAAACTTTCCTGCTAAAGCTACTGCtgatgtttctatttatttaaaaattttgtttattgtattttgaCTTTTTAGCAAGATGACCTGCTTATTTTATCATATGGAGTCTATGGAACATACTACTAAGAACAAATTCTCTCacaaaaggagagggagagagagaggtaactATGGGAGGTgatagatgtgttaattaacttgcgtgtgataatcatttcacagtgtatacatatatcaaaacattgtgttgtacactttaaatatattacaattttagTTGTTAATTGCACTTCATTATAGCTGGAAAATCaccattattttacattaaaaatgtaattttatattttaaaagtagtttcTGTGAGGTAACTTTAGAAATGAACTGTTGATTTTCAGGGTGAAATTTAAAAGTAGTCAGTGAACTTCCCTTTTATGATGTGACCATTTTACAACATGTCCAGATGGGTTTTGGCACTTCTCCCATCAAAGGTTGAGTGTGAGTCTCCTTCCCTTGCTTATGGATCATCCGTGTTGACTCTCTTTTAGCAACTTGAATGCAGTAGAAATAATGGGTAGAACTTAATGAGACCCTGGTGGTTAAGGAGCTAGAGCTCCCATTCATTCCTCCCTCGGACTCTGCTTTGGGAGCAGTGAGTCAACATGCATGCATCTGGCTT
This DNA window, taken from Desmodus rotundus isolate HL8 chromosome 3, HLdesRot8A.1, whole genome shotgun sequence, encodes the following:
- the RERGL gene encoding ras-related and estrogen-regulated growth inhibitor-like protein, whose protein sequence is MNDVKLAVLGGPGTGKSALAVRFLTKRFIGEYASNFESIYNKHLCLEGKQLHLEIYDPCSQPQKTRFSLTGELHWADGFVVVYDISDRSSFAFAKALIYRIREPQTSHCKRALESAVLLVGNKQDLCHVREVGWEEGQKLALENHCQFCELSAAEQSLEVEIMFIRVIKDILTNLKLKEKRRSSGSKSMAKLINNVFGKRRKSV